In Lycium ferocissimum isolate CSIRO_LF1 chromosome 11, AGI_CSIRO_Lferr_CH_V1, whole genome shotgun sequence, a single genomic region encodes these proteins:
- the LOC132036283 gene encoding uncharacterized protein LOC132036283, giving the protein MAFTPHEYDGHSLFSNEFINSSLINNPLPGANNTSTLPICTSSQANLITSSSLYDHNNEQLLNINSLAHDHYVPPSISMMPWFPERLGVSDMTVPVLLPASSNSSDYSFNSTTHHQVYRVDNNNNNNNNGCSGQHEGTCESWDETTDHGFESNFWSPCPLTTSNNWGARRETSPKIKEAPAMKIGRYSEEERKDRILRYLKKRNQRNFNKTIKYACRKTLADKRVRVRGRFAKNNEACDDEVLMKGNVNFHGDKDICYDNHLIQMKHGDHYNEENWLEEAIITNLMYNIPYIGSSYDGGMSVERFMS; this is encoded by the exons ATGGCTTTCACTCCTCATGAATACGACGGTCACAGCCTCTTTTCCAATGAATTCATCAATTCTTCTCTTATTAATAATCCTCTCCCAGGCGCAAATAATACTAGCACCTTACCAATTTGCACGTCTTCACAAGCAAATTTAATAACCTCCAGCTCTCTTTATGATCACAACAATGAGCAGCTACTCAATATTAATTCACTGGCTCATGATCATTATGTGCCACCATCAATTTCAATGATGCCCTGGTTCCCGGAGAGGCTAGGGGTTTCGGACATGACGGTGCCGGTGCTACTACCTGCGTCGTCTAATTCGAGCGACTATTCTTTTAATAGTACTACTCATCATCAGGTTTATAGGGTcgacaataacaacaacaataataataatggatGCAGCGGCCAACACGAGGGTACTTGTGAATCTTGGGATGAAACTACTGATCATGGATTTGAATCCAACTTCTGGTCCCCTTGTCCTCTCACTACCTCCAACAATTGG GGGGCTCGAAGGGAAACAAGTCCAAAAATCAAAGAAGCACCGGCGATGAAGATCGGCAGGTATTCAGAAGAGGAGAGAAAGGACAGAATTCTCCGATAtctgaagaaaagaaatcagagGAATTTCAACAAAACTATTAAg TATGCTTGTCGCAAAACACTAGCGGACAAACGTGTTCGAGTTCGTGGAAGATTTGCTAAGAATAATGAAGCCTGCGATGATGAGGTCCTCATGAAGGGGAATGTTAATTTTCATGGAGACAAGGATATTTGCTACGATAATCATTTAATCCag ATGAAACATGGTGATCATTATAATGAGGAGAATTGGTTAGAAGAGGCAATTATCACAAACCTTATGTATAATATACCTTATATAGGCAGCTCCTATGATGGAGGAATGTCAGTCGAACGTTTCATGAGCTGA
- the LOC132035964 gene encoding uncharacterized protein At4g15545-like — protein MSESSSAESSRGTGPDFNLPDEILSVIPTDPYDQLDLARKITSMAIASRVTNLESEMGRLRQKLNDKDRVILNLEDKVSQLEQACHATELRLNITLQDNMKLSKERDNLAFTAKKLGRDLAKLETFKRQLVQSLSDEDSSQAETVDIGTYDQSVHKSYPVKEEVNGYTVHHSFSGSMDGRGSNGDASKQALQRFSSPYITPRLTPTDTPKITSSSVSPRRYSAAVSPQTTSGSNSPTIPQFQRRVSMSSFYPSSQQSSAANSPPRARPKPAQTPRADGKEFFRQARSRLSYEQFSAFLANIKELNAQKQSREETLKKAEEIFGTDNKDLYLSFQGMLNRGVR, from the exons ATGTCAGAAAGCAGCAGCGCGGAAAGCAGTCGGGGCACCGGGCCGGACTTTAACCTACCCGATGAAATACTTTCAGTTATTCCAACAGACCCATACGACCAATTAGACCTTGCCCGCAAAATCACCTCTATGGCCATCGCTTCTCGGGTCACAAATCTAGAGTCCGAAATGGGTAGGCTCCGACAAAAGCTGAACGACAAAGATCGTGTCATCCTTAATCTTGAGGATAAGGTTTCTCAGCTTGAACAAGCGTGTCACGCGACTGAATTGCGATTGAACATCACTCTCCAAGATAAT ATGAAACTGTCGAAGGAGAGAGATAATTTGGCTTTTACAGCAAAGAAGCTTGGTCGTGACTTAGCAaag TTGGAGACCTTTAAAAGGCAATTGGTGCAGTCTTTGAGTGATGAGGACTCATCT CAAGCCGAAACTGTTGATATTGGGACTTATGATCAATCTGTTCACAAGTCATATCCTGTAAAAG AGGAGGTGAATGGCTACACAGTGCATCATTCGTTCAGTGGGTCTATGGACGGCAGAGGAAGTAATGGTGATG CCTCAAAGCAAGCTTTGCAAAGATTTTCCAGCCCTTACATAACACCACGGCTTACTCCAACTGACACACCAAAAATAACTTCCTCTAGTGTATCCCCGAGAAGATATTCTGCTGCAGTATCTCCTCAGACGACATCTGGCAGCAACTCTCCAACAATCCCGCAATTTCAACGCCGAGTTTCAATGTCATCATTCTATCCTTCGAGTCAACAGTCCTCAGCAGCTAACTCTCCTCCAAGGGCACGGCCAAAACCAG CTCAAACTCCTCGAGCAGATGGAAAGGAGTTCTTCCGTCAAGCCAG GAGTCGTCTGTCATATGAGCAGTTCAGTGCGTTTCTGGCAAACATAAAGGAATTAAATGCTCAAAAGCAATCTCGTGAG GAAACTCTGAAAAAGGCAGAAGAGATTTTTGGAACGGATAACAAAGATCTCTACCTATCATTCCAAGGGATGCTTAACCGCGGTGTTCGTTAA
- the LOC132037307 gene encoding calcium-transporting ATPase 9, plasma membrane-type-like produces the protein MVTGDNLQTAKAIALECGILKSDADATEPNLIEGKRFRELSEEERREVADKISVMGRSSLNDKLLLVQALRSNDHIVAVT, from the exons ATGGTCACTGGTGACAACTTACAAACAGCAAAGGCAATAGCTTTGGAATGTGGGATACTTAAGTCTGATGCTGATGCAACTGAACCAAACCtgattgaagggaaaaggtttAGAGAGTTGTCTGAGGAGGAGAGGAGGGAAGTGGCAGATAAAATATCG GTTATGGGAAGATCGTCCCTAAATGATAAGCTCTTGCTTGTTCAAGCACTAAGAAGTAACGACCATATTGTAGCTGTGACTTGA